The window GAGTCGTCACGAGGGCCttatcaaccaatcagaagctaACTTACGACACATTTCACagccaagaaaaaaatataattctttatttttttttctaaaccgCATTCCTTAGACTAGAGAGAGATTGAACATGCCAAAAATCTTTACAGtagattaaataacttttattttcaaattgaaATGTTTAATGGGATCATTCTATTAAATATGTAAAGAGGttcacattaaaaatgtaacatagcCAATAATTAAACTAATGACTAATTATGGATAATTTCAGGAATATCTGACTTTAACATATATTGCCATATATATGAACTTCTTTTGAGCATAAAAACCATCAAgatcataaaaacataaatttctGTGATATTTCTGGACGTGGCCTGAttgaaataaatttattttgatAACATCTATAAGATCTGACAAAGACATTCTGAAGTGTCATGGATGAAAGCGGTTAAAGCGGATGTAAGGTGAAGTATGACCTGTCTGTTTGCACTATAGTGAATAAAAGTGTTTCAcgggaacaacaacaacaaaaaaactactCTAGGaggaaataaacatttaaaattaggGTAAAATTGAAGCATtactcacacaaaaaaataaaaaatgcaaaagtattacaacaggttaaataaaatgtatattttgtctCAATGGAGACTCTGCAGTAAATAGTTCTGGCCCTGGTTGGGAATGATGAGTGAACAGGTTTCAGGTTTCCTCCAGCATCTAGATGGTTCATCCAACTAACTTTTAATGTTATGATTTTGTCCAAGACCATTCGGTATGAAACAATAACAGGACTTTAAAAATTCTGACCTTTTACAAGGTGTATTGATTTAAGAACCCTGGCAACAGCGTTCTGGAAGAGCTACAGCTgcctgattgatttttttttactaacaccAAACCATATGAAACTGTGTTAGAGCTACTGGAATTCGATAATGCTCGCTTTATTTTGTCTATGAAACGAATCTCTGCCAGTTAAATCACTAATTGATAAACTATCTTAATCAAGGATGATACCTCGGTGCTTTCTCTTTCAGGATTTATTTTAGTGCGAGAAGTAAAGTCTGACAGtgtgcatacatacatactgtaCATGCATGTATACAGTAGTAAGTTTGtattacatgtttattttggtttattaaACCATCATGGGTTGAACTTTTGTCAGTACAAAATAAAGAGGCTGATGGTCATTTGCAGAAAATTGCTGACTGTATAAGtcccttggaaaaatattcacaccttATTAACTTTTTCAGCTCTTGCCGTGTTGCAACCACATAAAGTTAGATGTATTTTAccgggttatttttttttccaacaaaccAACACCAATAATTCTGAGGTGGGAAGAAATTACatgttttcaaatatttaattcaCAACGAAAGATATAAAAATGTGACTTGCAAATATATTCACCGCATACTGCTAAATTTCATTCAATTTATTTCAAGGATAACCCCTTGAGATGCACCGTCTGATTTAAAGAAGGTCCTGAggaaacataaatataaacagTTTACACATAATAATAAAACCCAGTGTTTGCTGTGCACACTGCAAATCTGGCTTTGATGGAAGAGAGGCAAAGAAAAGTTActaaaagaaagccataagttTGTCAGGTACATTATACAGGTACAaatgtacatatatatttaaattgtaaaactgactttttttttttttaccttcgcAACTATAAATGAAACAATACTTCAATGAATTAAAAATTGTGgatttgaaacataaaaagggTCTTTGCAGATTTGCCTGGCAAGGAAAAacagccatatatatatatatatatatatatatatatatatatatatatatatatatatatatatatatatatatatatatatatatatatatatgtgtgtgtgtgtgtgtgtgtatgtataggGGGGGTTCTATTCAGCAACATGAACAGGATATTGCTCACTCTTGCTTTATTTTGCCAAGTTtaataaatgtttgcttttttttgatCAGTGGAAATTTGTGGGACTTTTTACTATGAAATTGAATGgaaaccaaaaacatgactgacaacagatgaatactttgtgtcgCACCttacattttccattttaagaatattttaatttgtctgGAAAGGGCCAATCATCACTGAAAATTGCACCTTAAAACAGTGTCTCTGCATCAACGCCTGAGCCAGCAAACTAATGTGATGCCATTCTTGAATTGTGATCGAGAACCGACAAAAATTGTTCAAAGACGTGCAGCTGTAAAACTGCAGTGCCATAAACACACTCACCTGAGGGGTTGTAACATGAATACttttaaatacttattttttttccaggcacCAAAGCCTCAGACAGCAGCTTTTTGAAAAAGCTCCACATTTCCAAGGACATGGACGTGTCGGGCATACTTTATGACCCCTCTTATCCGGGGACAGCGAGCGCTTCACTAGAGCAGCAGTTGAGCCGCCCACGCGAGTCGCTCCTGGTAATACACAACAAGCGTCCCCCTTCAAGGGAGTCACGTGACAGCGAAGAAAAGAAcgccaagaaaaaaaaggggcaaaGACGATGAAGAAGTACAAATAAAGGAAACTACAGGGAGATTATCAGCCTGGAGGAAGGAGGCCCGTTTATCCGTAGGGTTTCGTTCCGTTTCTATGAGCTGGGAATGCTCCGGTGAACTCGTAAGGATGCATTTTTGTGTccactaaaaaataaaaggagggGGGGTGTTAAAAAGCCGTCTTCTTGCTAGTTGGCATAGGGagtgaagaagaggaggagggaggggggactTTTTGCAGAGGGTGCAGCAAAAAGTTTCTCTTTGTTAAAGTGTTGACTGGTCAGAGGCAAGTTCCCGCTAAGCGCTGATGCGTCAAAAGCTTGTGACCCACCAGCCGCCCCGCTGAGGGCTGAATCACCGTCCCGGCGGACACGATGGATTAGCCCTCCGAGGTGGAAACGACGGCTAATCCCGACCGTTCAAACCGCCCGGTGCCCGTTAAACGGGGCCGTCTAACGCCTGGAGCCGCGTTGGAGGAGACGGACGGACGGCGATGAGCTGGGAAGCCCAGATGTGATGGGAGAGCTCTGCGGTGGAGGTCGGCTCGCACGTAAGCACCaacctcgtttttttttttttttcccgacgGATTGATTTATGTTTGTGCTTCTTGTGGCCATAAATGCAGCCGAGTTATGATAGACGAAGTTACGCCAGAGTCCCAAACGGGAACAGCTGGATTAGTAGGTTGTTTACTCACTGGGAAAGGTCCTAAACGCTTCGGTTTACCGCTGGACGGGTGATTATTATGCGGCGTGAAACGCACCAACCAGGCTACGGCCCGGTCGGCTCGTTTCTAcgttcctgtggaaaaaaaaatgaaacttaaaAACACGGTTTTACCCTGAGATCCCTGGCGGAAGGAGGCTGGGTGTCGATGGGTAAATATTGTGTGACAAAAGCGACACCGAGgccacatttttatgtttaaaccTAAGGCATTTATAAAAGCAGACATTGCCCTAAATTTTAAATATTCCAGATTTTTACATTCAACACATGATCACTGAGGACGGATCTACCCTTTTTAACATGGTCAGAATGAATGTCTTGTAACAGACCTTTTTACTCAGCCAATGTTTGTTATTGTGTGCTATTAAAACAAAGCCAcatagcaggctatcatgtgtTATGTTTTGGTATATACAATGCAATGGTAGATCTACAATGGTAGAtgcatgtattaaaaaaaaaataataaaaataaaaaacaccccTGCTAAAAAGCCAGTTTTTGAGAACGTAAGAAAAATGAGAGCcaggaaaaattattttagaaatgtttgctcctttttttatataaactggAAGCTGTACAACTCAGTTGAAAAAGCAAATaatggacgataattcagtaacaatatatatatatatatatatatatatatatatatatatatatatatatatatatatatatatatatatatatcatagaacaaagggtcagtaaaaagaataaaagttttccttccttatgcattttagccatgtaagtttatattacagtcattacatcctcccaaccaatcacaaacccaggaaacGCTCCCTCACCAAGTCTCGGTTATGTTTgcttttattaacagaaattcTTTAACCTCAGCCTGCATGAGGAAATAAAAAGCCGTCGGTGCAGCCAGTGGTGTAATCACTAGTCAAGAGTTTAGATTACGATTACCTTCCTGGCGTCATTTAAAGAGTCTTTAGCAAATAACTCAGCCGGCATGCAGCCTTAAGAAACCTGTGTGCGTAGCAATGCTTGACCTTGCAGTCTGAGAAAAGGAAGCCTTAAAACCTCTTGAGTAAACACGGGCGCCGTTTTAAACGTTCAACGCGTGTTCCGGAaactttctattttcttttgttcttttaaatgaCAAGGCGCTGTTGTAGCCCTGTGTGAAGGGAGGGGGGGGCCGTGTGGGGTCCAAGATAAAAGCACAAATCCACTGTAGCTGAGGAATATAACTTGTCTTTAcgttagggctgaacaattaatcgcattttcaatataatcgtgatttaaaaaaaacgcaatttccaaatcgcataggtctgcaatttttggctatgtaacaattagggaattagaaaCGTCCATtgggtgtcggtaaaatgtttaaagtgggtttgctccacgtggaagggaagacagttgcagcagtaaaataatctaattttattacttgttttagagtttatataatcatacatagcattaagtacaggtcaatcagtttaatacatagacttgcttgttggttggactttgcactttatcttcaacaaggattgatgtctaattaaattaaaagctgttctcttgaataatattctgatcaatagaaacattaaaagttcatatttaaaatagtccttgtttacaaacatctttatttagaggccatttttgttgcttgtggttaatgcagagaaaagtcaaaattgcaattttggtttaaatatattgtaggcagaacgcaatcattactgctctgagtttagatgctgcgggtcttttagcaactaatctgcacagcgaggaaacaaaatgatttgttgtttgtatatattttgaaacacatgataagttaaactgggggaaaaaatcgcattaaatcacaatattaagaaaaaaaaatcgcaattagattattttacaaaatcgttcagccctactttacgtttctttgtctttttttttttttttttaggtgaatAAAGATTCTGCGGCGCGGAGAGAAGATGAAGCTGAACGAGCGCAGCGTGGCGCACTACGCCACCTGCGACTCGCCGCCCGACAAGACGGGCTTCCTGTTCAAGAAGGGCGAGCGCAACACGGCGTACCACCGCCGCTGGTTCGTCCTCAAGGGCAACATGCTCTTCTACTTCGAGGAGCGGGACGGCCGGGAGCCGATCGGCGTCATCGTGCTCGAGGGCTGCACGGTGGAGCTGTGCGAGTCCGCCGAGGAGTTCGCCTTCGCCGTCAAGTTCGACTGCGCCAAGGCGCGGGTGTACAAGCTGGCCGCCGACAGCCAGGCGGCCATGGAGTCGTGGGTGAAGGCGCTGTCGCGGGCCAGCTTCGACTACATGAGGCTGGTGGTGAAGGAGCTGgagaggcagctggaggagatcCAGGACgctgcaggagctggaggccagCAGGCCAGGCCTAAGCCTCAGCGGCGACATCAGGTGGCACGCTCCAGGTCTGgagcctcctcttcctcctcttcatcctcgtCTTCCCTTTCGTCATCATCGAGCGCTCCCTCCATGACAGCGGTCTGCTCCGCTCCGAGGAGCCTCCAGGACGAGGCGCAGCTCGTCTCCGGGGGCTCCAGGGAGAACGGAGTCGCGTGGAGCAAAGCTCCGGCCGGCGGATCTGCCGAGGCGGCGCCGTCCTGCGTCTCCTGGGACGGCAGCACGGACTCCGGGATCGTCTCGGGGTGCGGGCCGGACGAAGGGAGGGCTCCGCCGGTGCCGCCGCGGAGGTTCGGGGCGTCGCTGGAGAGCCCGGTCTCCCCCGACACCGGCTGCTTCTCCAAACTCCACGACTGGTACGGcagggaggtggaggagctgaGGGCGCAGTGGCTGCAGAGCCAGTGAGCTCCCGGGAGGAGGAAGTTCAGTCATTCCCGTTGGACCAGTCCGTTGTGTTTTCCCCAAACCTTCCAGACAAATCAGACTAAATCAGTTTAATGTAGCTGGTGTGGGGCGGGGCGGGGGGGAGAATTAGTATTAttgattaaaagtaaaacagaaaaacatgtggGACTGATTTTCAGTCTTGTTTGGCACAGAGGAATCTGTTATTGTTACTTAGAATCAtcttaacatcttttttttttttttttttttttgtcatcagaaAAACTCTAAATATGCTCTTTTCCACAGCGATCACCTAAAAATGTTAAGAACGCGTTACTTAAAAAGGGAATCATCTAATAAAGTCAGATTTATTTGGCACAGGCTAAGTCTAGACGGCTGAAGGAGCGTACCAGAAAAACACGTTTTCCACAGCAGTCACTGCAGAttattctgctgctgctgcttgtacattttttaaatcaatttttttatctttatttctcaGTTTTTAACCCTGAGGGGTTATGGTTAAAAATCTGTCTGTTTAGACGCGTGTCTGGAAAAACACTGATGGCTACAGTGACTTGCTAAAGTATTGCATCCATTCAACTTTCTCACGTTTCAACCACCGACTTCTTCAAAATATTCTATTTATAGGGAGTTATGTGGTAGCCCAACACAAAGTAAGGCATAATCAAAAGGGGGTATATGGTTTtgcatttatcttttttaaaaagtaccgatctgaaaagtgcggcataCAAATTTATTTAGCCCCCCCCCATAGGCGAGACTTGTCAGAACCACTTCACCCCGCGTTTACAGCCGCAAGACCTTTCTGGTCTCTACCAGCGCTGCACATCTGGAGGCGGGACTGTTTTCCCATTCTTGTTTTGCAGAGACTGGGTGGAGAGCATCCGCGTGCAGCGactctaaattaaattaaattaaattagtcCTGGAAACGATTCAGTTGAACGTCTCGCTGTGTGTGACAGAAAACCTTCCCCACAGcaggtgctgctgctgccgccgccacAGCTCTGCTTGTTGGGTTCGTGGATGATCCGCAGCGTTAGCTTTAAGCCACACATAGCGTTACGTATGTAGGCCAGAAGTTCAttcttggtctcatctgacttCCAGACTTATGCAGGGGTCCCCCATCACGGCTTGTGGCAAACCGCAAACGGGACCTCTTGTGGCTTTTCTTTTGACAAtgggttttcttcttcttctttctttctcaaaGGTCACGTTTGCAGACTGCAAAGCAAAATCCATGTCCTGGCGAcagacccccctcccccccttccCTTTGCTGAtttgtgcagctcctccagagttaacatGTGCAACCCTGAAAAAATTGCTCTCCTTGCCTGGGTTGTCAGATTAGGTCAGGGAGCTTTTAAGGTCATATTACCTCCTGAACAGAATTTCTCAAGTTTTCTAAATACCTGTAAGTTTCTCTTTTTAGGTCTaagaacaaaggaaaaaaaaccttgagaCATTACAGAAAGACAAATCCGTTTTCTTAAATGACATTTCAAATTGATGGAACCTAAAGGAGACAAAAAGTAAGCAGTTTGCAGCACAAAACAAGTTATTTGTACCGTTTGTGTCGGTACaaatagcaaataaaaaaacataaaagaaaactgctgaagctcaccttttttttcttttcttttttttattaccttaACGTTTAAAAACCCAAGTCTGTTTCGTAAAACTCTTTGGTCACCGTCATCAGGAGCCATGATGTGATGGAGACACAGATTTCAGACCCTTCACCGGGGCTGCCCAGTGTCAGGAAATAGTCGACCTCCAATCTCCAAATATTAAAACGAAGATATCAATTACGATTAAGAAAATACATCTAGAGTCTACCTAACAAACCAAATGCATCAATGCACCCAACCAGGTATTGCATTTCCATTGCACCGGCGTGATTCATTGTATTCTGCAGCTCTAGCCTGCGGCTGCGCCACaacatttcccttttttaagaCGGACTGAACCGTGGAGCTGACATGTTGCGAGCTTTGTAACCCAACCGTGCTTTGGCCACTTCCACAACCTTCTCCTCCgacccgtctgctgtgttcctgggTCTCAATGTTGCCGTTAGCCCGCTGTTTTTCCTCTACATTGCAAAAACGGGTtcaaaaaacaagtaaaattttcttaaagttagtgtatttttccttgatttgagcaggtatgtaagattatctgccaatagaatgagtattttgacccttaaaatacGATAATcggacatcctgcacttgaaataagatgatggagatgagttattcctTCTTTAAGCGCAAAagtcttgttccattggcaaatcatcttatttatctgctgaaatcaaggacaaatacactcatttcaagaacattttaattatttttagttccgtttttgcagtgtagcagaCCTCTTGAGGCGTTCACACAACAGCTGGACTTACTATGCTGAGATTCAATTACAGAGGCAggctctatttactaattaggtgacttctgaaggcaagcGGTgtcatttgattttatttgatggGGTCTAAGAGTGAAGGAGGCTAAATAAACCACGTTGCACTTCTCAGATTtctatccttttccttccactaaagcaaaatctaaaaaaggaagaaaaaaataataatacgtCTGCACGAAACCGTGTGTCTAGGCTCTTccagtctgtttttaaagacgTCCTGACTTCAATCAGCGCATGGGAACCGTTTTTTATGATCGTGTCGTTTAGGGTCACGCTTCTGCTGACCCCCGTCCTCACCAGAACCTTTGCTGGTCGCTCACACCAGAGGATCCCCGCTAGGTGTTCTGCTCAAAGCAAGAGAGAAACCTTCACCTTCAGTCCCCCGTTGCCCAGCGCGGCCGGCTGATGCCGTGTCATATGAGTGCTGGTCACTTATTCCCCTTTCGGGTGTCGCGCGCCCTGGAAAAGAGGGCTGTTTGTTCGTGGAATCTATCGCTCCCCACttcctggttttgttttggcctgGCGCGCAATCCAGTCCGCAgcttttcattgtttatttacAACTTATTTACCTTGAATGTTACTGATAAGAGGTCTGTCGTTGGGATCCCTTTAACGTACGTGAGCGTCTACCTTCAGATACAAATGTTGATTTGTTCCATGTTGGAAATGAACACTAAATGAACACTAACTATCACAACAGCGGACCTTTATGAAAGCATCTTCTTCTTTATGTACCTGGCTTTTGTTTTCTGGAGAACCGATCGCTTGTAACCATCGATTTACCTGCTCACGGCCTTACTTTTCGCTCTTTCATGCCAAAGGCTCATGTTAGTGCAATAACTTGGTGACAATGATGCTGTTACTTTAGTCTGTTATCAATGCACAACACTATCATTCCTGTTATGTGCTGCGCTTATGCAGAAATGACAATATTTTTATGATACAATCACCTACAAAACTTAACGTGTTGTCTAAAGTCTTACGtgcattaaagttttttttttttttttttttaagaatgtttCTGTAATCATGAGGTAAAGGAATATATGACTGTTTCATATAAACTGCATATTGAAATGTTTCTTAAAAGGTACCAAGAGAAAAATGCATCTCTTTTACCTTTTCATGTAGCATTTTTCATCGTTacataatattacaaaaatgaaactttccctttcttttttcttggaGGGAAAGCAACGGCACAATGTTATACCATGGTACCCACAAAAGTATATGCTTTGTGTTTGTCcctttttattaaagttttttttttcttaatccaTTGAAGTTGcatgtttttataatttaaatatttcctgCTTGAGTTGCAGTCCcccatattatatatatatatatatatataaatataaataaaatgtgcagaTGCAGTTCGATACATTAAACTTTAAACCTCAAAAGTTCATTTGTTTCGatcattcaattcaaaaagtgaaactcatacgGATTCGTAACAAGGTTTCAGGTTTCacaagcatttatttttgttcattttgacgATTATGGCTTGCGGCTACTGAAAATTTGGAAAAATTATtcctcatatatttatttcaaaggaAAATCAGAGGAAGTAAAGtttagtttctcagaaaatgtgaCTATA of the Fundulus heteroclitus isolate FHET01 chromosome 12, MU-UCD_Fhet_4.1, whole genome shotgun sequence genome contains:
- the pheta1 gene encoding sesquipedalian-1 encodes the protein MKLNERSVAHYATCDSPPDKTGFLFKKGERNTAYHRRWFVLKGNMLFYFEERDGREPIGVIVLEGCTVELCESAEEFAFAVKFDCAKARVYKLAADSQAAMESWVKALSRASFDYMRLVVKELERQLEEIQDAAGAGGQQARPKPQRRHQVARSRSGASSSSSSSSSSLSSSSSAPSMTAVCSAPRSLQDEAQLVSGGSRENGVAWSKAPAGGSAEAAPSCVSWDGSTDSGIVSGCGPDEGRAPPVPPRRFGASLESPVSPDTGCFSKLHDWYGREVEELRAQWLQSQ